From a single Brassica napus cultivar Da-Ae chromosome C9, Da-Ae, whole genome shotgun sequence genomic region:
- the LOC106395658 gene encoding putative inactive serine/threonine-protein kinase At5g11400, which translates to MGNGLKPCKQQHPSYLYEPLINTPLLEEAENENLRVFSVKELKKATKKFKKEMVVEGEDTYVQTFYKGNINQTTSAPSRTKTRIAVSVMEGLLHTPHGLEEWKISKEEAESLGEIFHPNLVKLLGYCCEDNRSLLVFEYLGKESLEHYIFEKEEALSWDTRVKIAIGIAQGVAFLHSIKNSPLHQELRVHNIMLDEQYNAKLLYLDSKKQFWPIGWTFVGTIYMSPEYLEAATLGMETDVYTFGVILLELFTGSKEISIYLKRLRTRPSLFMEIIDPRLWTHYPVNAATKMGKLIQRCTKDNWKKRPSMQQVLDVLNSIVIQY; encoded by the exons ATGGGAAACGGTTTAAAGCCTTGTAAACAACAACATCCTTCGTATCTTTACGAGCCTCTCATCAATACTCCTTTGTTAG AGGAGGCAGAAAACGAGAATCTGAGAGTCTTCAGCGTCAAGGAATTGAAGAAAGCAacgaaaaaattcaaaaaagagaTGGTCGTAGAAGGGGAGGATACCTATGTTCAAACATTCTACAAGGGTAACATCAATCAGACCACATCTGCACCATCAAGAACTAAAACGAGAATCGCTGTTTCTGTCATGGAAGGTCTTCTACATACTCCACATGGTCTAGAAGAGTGGAAAATAAGCAAA GAAGAAGCTGAGTCTCTAGGAGAGATTTTTCATCCCAACTTGGTCAAACTCTTGGGTTACTGCTGTGAAGATAACAGATCACTCTTGGTTTTCGAATACTTAGGCAAGGAAAGTTTGGAGCATTACATTTTCGAAA AAGAGGAGGCATTGTCATGGGACACACGGGTTAAAATAGCCATCGGAATAGCACAAGGTGTTGCATTCCTCCACTCGATCAAGAACAGCCCATTACATCAAGAACTCAGGGTGCATAACATTATGCTTGACGAG CAATACAATGCAAAATTGTTGTACCTTGACTCAAAAAAGCAATTTTGGCCAATTGGTTGGACATTTGTGGGAACTATATACATGTCTCCTGAATATCTAGAAGCAG CTACTTTGGGAATGGAGACGGATGTATACACATTTGGTGTCATCTTGCTTGAACTCTTTACTGGTTCGAAAGAGATATCAATATATCTGAAACGCTTAAGAACTAGACCTTCGTTGTTTATGGAAATAATTGACCCCAGACTTTGGACCCATTATCCTGTGAATGCAGCCACAAAGATGGGCAAACTCATCCAAAGATGCACCAAGGATAACTGGAAGAAACGACCGTCAATGCAGCAAGTTTTGGATGTTCTGAATTCTATTGTAATTCAGTATTAA
- the LOC106391315 gene encoding putative inactive serine/threonine-protein kinase At5g11400 isoform X1, which produces MGNVLKPLIEDPLKVFSVTELKKATKNFKKDRVVKGEDGSVRTFYKGSIDDTTSRTKTRISVSVMECVQDSLEAIEAWKEEVKSLGKHSHPNLVKFLGYCCEDKKSLLVFECLHKGTLDHYIHGKNEVLSWATRVKIAIGIAQGVAFLHSINNSLLYFELRMHNIMLDEEYNAKLFYLETDLKCLENELTVVSGIEYMSPEWLWTGRFEMDSDVFTFGMILLELFTGLKDRALLPPLIALRDGSKKLEDESLDIRTRLFLFNEVIDPRLEGDYPVTAVMQMGTLIQRCTEDRQTRPSMQQVLDVLDHIAEIH; this is translated from the exons ATGGGAAATGTTCTAAAGCCTCTCATAGAAGATCCTCTCAAAGTCTTCAGCGTCACAGAATTGAAAAAAGCAACGAAGAACTTCAAAAAAGACAGGGTCGTAAAGGGCGAGGATGGCTCAGTTCGAACATTCTACAAGGGCTCCATCGATGACACCACATCAAGAACTAAAACTAGAATCTCTGTTTCTGTCATGGAATGTGTTCAAGATAGTTTAGAGGCTATAGAAGCGTGGAAG GAAGAGGTGAAGTCTCTAGGAAAACATTCTCATCCAAACTTGGTCAAATTTTTGGGTTACTGTTGTGAAGATAAAAAATCACTATTGGTGTTTGAATGCTTGCACAAAGGAACTTTGGATCATTACATTCACGGAA AAAATGAGGTCTTGTCATGGGCAACACGGGTTAAGATAGCCATTGGGATAGCACAAGGTGTTGCTTTTCTCCACTCAATCAACAACTCCTTGCTATATTTCGAACTCAGAATGCATAACATTATGCTTGACGAG GAATACAATGCAAAACTGTTTTACCTTGAAACAGACCTAAAATGTCTGGAAAATGAATTGACAGTTGTTAGCGGAATTGAATACATGTCTCCCGAATGGCTATGGACAG GCCGTTTTGAAATGGATTCCGATGTTTTCACATTTGGTATGATCTTGCTTGAACTTTTTACTGGTTTGAAAGATAGAGCCTTGCTTCCGCCTTTAATTGCTTTGAGAGATGGTTCAAAAAAATTGGAGGATGAAAGCTTAGATATTAGGACTAGACTTTTCTTGTTTAACGAAGTAATCGATCCTCGGCTTGAGGGTGATTATCCTGTGACTGCAGTGATGCAGATGGGCACACTCATCCAAAGATGCACCGAGGACAGGCAAACACGACCGTCCATGCAACAAGTTTTGGATGTTCTGGATCATATTGCGGAGATTCATTAG
- the LOC106391315 gene encoding putative inactive serine/threonine-protein kinase At5g11400 isoform X2, protein MGNVLKPLIEDPLKVFSVTELKKATKNFKKDRVVKGEDGSVRTFYKGSIDDTTSRTKTRISVSVMECVQDSLEAIEAWKEEVKSLGKHSHPNLVKFLGYCCEDKKSLLVFECLHKGTLDHYIHGKNEVLSWATRVKIAIGIAQGVAFLHSINNSLLYFELRMHNIMLDEEYNAKLFYLETDLKCLENELTVVSGIEYMSPEWLWTGRFEMDSDVFTFVMQMGTLIQRCTEDRQTRPSMQQVLDVLDHIAEIH, encoded by the exons ATGGGAAATGTTCTAAAGCCTCTCATAGAAGATCCTCTCAAAGTCTTCAGCGTCACAGAATTGAAAAAAGCAACGAAGAACTTCAAAAAAGACAGGGTCGTAAAGGGCGAGGATGGCTCAGTTCGAACATTCTACAAGGGCTCCATCGATGACACCACATCAAGAACTAAAACTAGAATCTCTGTTTCTGTCATGGAATGTGTTCAAGATAGTTTAGAGGCTATAGAAGCGTGGAAG GAAGAGGTGAAGTCTCTAGGAAAACATTCTCATCCAAACTTGGTCAAATTTTTGGGTTACTGTTGTGAAGATAAAAAATCACTATTGGTGTTTGAATGCTTGCACAAAGGAACTTTGGATCATTACATTCACGGAA AAAATGAGGTCTTGTCATGGGCAACACGGGTTAAGATAGCCATTGGGATAGCACAAGGTGTTGCTTTTCTCCACTCAATCAACAACTCCTTGCTATATTTCGAACTCAGAATGCATAACATTATGCTTGACGAG GAATACAATGCAAAACTGTTTTACCTTGAAACAGACCTAAAATGTCTGGAAAATGAATTGACAGTTGTTAGCGGAATTGAATACATGTCTCCCGAATGGCTATGGACAG GCCGTTTTGAAATGGATTCCGATGTTTTCACATTTG TGATGCAGATGGGCACACTCATCCAAAGATGCACCGAGGACAGGCAAACACGACCGTCCATGCAACAAGTTTTGGATGTTCTGGATCATATTGCGGAGATTCATTAG
- the LOC125593140 gene encoding putative inactive serine/threonine-protein kinase At5g11400 has product MKTTKSTDYPQQMGNGLKSCKQKHTSPLINTPLLEEEEVENLRIFSVEELKKATNEFKIERVVEGEDTYVQKFYKGYINETTSKLPVSVMEGLVYSQKSLEDWKISKEEAESLGQISHPNLVKLLGYCCEDNRSLLVFEYLQKESLEHHVYQKEEALPWGTRVKIATGIAQGVAFIHSIKNSPLHQELRMHNILLDEQYNAKLLYLDSKKQSWPEDWTFAGTIYKSPENMFADILGMETDVYIFGVILLELFTGSKEILIKLNRLRTSSFLFTELIDPRLGSDYPVNAATNMGTLVRICTVVDRKKRPLMQQVADVLNSVMCRGT; this is encoded by the exons ATGAAAACTACAAAATCTACAGATTACCCTCAACAAATGGGAAACGGTTTAAAATCTTGTAAACAAAAACATACTTCGCCTCTCATCAATACTCCTTTGTTGG aggaagaagaagtcgaGAATCTCAGAATCTTCAGTGTCGAGGAACTGAAGAAAGCAACAAATGAATTCAAAATAGAGAGGGTCGTAGAAGGGGAGGATACCTATGTTCAAAAATTCTACAAGGGTTACATCAATGAGACCACATCAAAACTTCCTGTTTCTGTCATGGAAGGTCTTGTATATAGTCAAAAGAGTCTAGAAGATTGGAAGATAAGCAAA GAAGAAGCTGAGTCTCTAGGACAGATTTCTCATCCCAACTTGGTCAAACTCTTGGGTTACTGTTGTGAAGATAACAGATCACTCTTGGTTTTCGAGTACTTGCAAAAAGAAAGCTTGGAGCATCACGTTTACCAAA AAGAGGAGGCACTACCGTGGGGAACACGAGTTAAGATAGCCACTGGAATAGCACAAGGTGTTGCATTTATCCACTCGATCAAGAACAGCCCATTACATCAAGAACTCAGAATGCATAACATTCTGCTTGACGAG CAATACAATGCAAAGTTGTTATACCTTGACTCAAAAAAGCAAAGTTGGCCAGAAGATTGGACATTTGCGGGAACTATCTACAAGTCTCCTGAAAATATGTTTGCAG ATATTTTGGGAATGGAGACCGATGTATACATATTTGGTGTAATCTTGCTTGAACTCTTTACTGGTTCAAAAGAGATACTAATAAAGCTGAACCGCTTAAGAACTTCATCGTTCTTGTTTACGGAATTAATTGACCCCAGACTTGGGAGTGACTATCCTGTGAATGCAGCCACAAATATGGGCACACTCGTCCGAATATGCACCGTGGTTGACCGGAAGAAACGACCGTTAATGCAACAAGTTGCGGATGTTCTTAATTCTGTAATGTGTAGAGGTACTTAA
- the LOC125593139 gene encoding uncharacterized protein LOC125593139, protein MNLRSKGSTNLAPRVDNIKALERELGRQRREREKQAHLHRLGLEMERNPNQPEGVYEVDDHRQNVQGVPPGAAQEEHGQGAANLRPQNQQRLGRSIGTYDQPNINGNRLGIRAPPVANNNFEIKSSLINMIENNKYHGLALEDPLDHLDRFDKYCGLSKTNGVSEDAFKLRLFPFSLGDKAHTWEKNISSDTITTWDECKKAFLNKFFSATRTANLRNQISGFQQRGLEGFLDAWERFRSYLSQCPHHGFNNESLLSTFYRGVLPKFKSQLDTASNGNFLGRTVEDALELLENMTQSDSVYNDEYDRRDRGGGGEDMTTKRELKALQDKIDMLLSEKTKKEELHMVAEVDRVECQEDMYYVNAQGTWYKKEPDYQYQNNYQQKPFYNNQQKPFNNYQPRPFYNNQPKPFYNNNQGGYQPKQNFPPGFSPKPSQPAQDQAGSSTQPPQESSTEAMLKQLLEGQARSEKQLGYELKNLHNKIDGNYHDLNNKFKALENQFVSMTASSSRQQGSLPGKPEQNPKETIKAITLRSGRELPPKVLIKDNEKQGGEVVINVDDDVVIVDEKTNEEILEKIVEAKGKRKIGEEKVENKNEAATSTKEKLFTPPPYEPKLPFPGRFKKQLLEKYKALFDKQMSEVHLTMPIIDAFMLVPQYSKFLKDAVEQKKKEMEGMVILTHECSAIIQRLTVPRKLEDPGSFTLPCAIGPLTFERCLCDLGASVSLMPLSIAKKLGFTQYKKCKISLVLADRSVKLPIGILEDLPVKIGNCEVPTDFVVLEMDEEPRDPLIFGRPFLATAGAMVNVRDGTIDLHLEKDHTLHFDIKEMMKKPTTQREIFYIDEMDVLADDFLEELAIEDSLQHALTIERETQMIENKESDELVRRLDVHLEEDGEDEFMELPQVTQHAASADIQENLHEADWSELKAPKVELKPLPDGVRYAFLGPNETYPVIVSSELTENELSMLLNELKKYRKALGYSLDDIKGISPSLCMHRIHLEDESKTSIEHQRRLNPNLKDVVKKRESNC, encoded by the coding sequence ATGAACTTGAGAAGCAAAGGATCAACAAATCTTGCACCAAGAGTGGACAACATCAAAGCCTTAGAAAGAGAGTTGggaagacagagaagagaaagagaaaagcaaGCCCACTTACATAGATTGGGGCTTGAGATGGAGAGAAACCCGAATCAACCGGAAGGTGTCTATGAAGTTGATGATCATAGACAAAATGTCCAAGGAGTTCCTCCTGGAGCTGCTCAAGAGGAACATGGCCAAGGAGCTGCAAACCTTAGGCCTCAAAATCAACAACGCCTGGGAAGATCCATTGGCACTTATGATCAACCTAACATAAATGGGAATAGGTTGGGCATTAGGGCACCGCCAGTTGCCAACAACAATTTCGAGATCAAGTCAAGCCTCATCAACATGATTGAAAACAACAAGTACCATGGACTTGCCTTGGAAGACCCACTAGATCACCTTGACAGATTTGATAAGTACTGTGGcttgtcaaaaacaaatggagtttcagaggatgctttcaagctcagattgtttcccttctctttgggagacaaggctcacacttgggagaaaaacatctcaagtgatactatcaccacttgggatgaatgCAAGAAGGCCTTCCTCAACAAGTTCTTCTCAGCTACAAGGACTGCCAACCTTAGAAATCAGATCTCTGGTTTTCAACAAAGAGGACTTGAAGGATTTTTAGACGCATGGGAGAGATTCAGAAGCTACCTGTCTCAATGTCCTCACCATGGCTTCAACAATGAGAgcttgctaagcactttctacaGAGGAGTCTTGCCTAAATTCAAAAGCCAGCTTGACACTGCAAGCAATGGAAACTTCTTGGGGAGGACTGTGGAAGATGCTTTAGAACTCTTGGAGAACATGACACAGAGTGACTCTGTCTACAATGATGAATATGATAGAAGAGAcagaggtggtggaggagaagatATGACCACAAAGAGAGAGCTGAAAGCACTTCAAGACAAGATTGACATGCTACTATCAGAAAAGACCAAGAAAGAGGAGTTACATATGGTTGCTGAAGTTGATAGAGTAGAATGCCAAGAAGATATGTACTATGTCAATGCTCAGGGTACATGGTACAAGAAGGAGCCTGACTATCAATACcagaacaactaccaacagaaacccttctacaacaaccaacagaagccattcaacaactaccagccaagaccattctacaacaatcagcctaagccattctacaacaacaaccaagGTGGTTACCAACCCAAACAGAACTTCCCTCCTGGATTCTCACCAAAACCAAGTCAACCTGCACAAGACCAAGCTGGATCATCAACACAACCTCCACAAGAGAGTAGTACTGAAGCTATGCTGAAACAATTATTGGAGGGACAAGCAAGAAGTGAGAAACAATTAGGGTATGAGCTGAAAAATCTCCacaacaagattgatgggaattaccatgatctaaacaacaagttcaaagccttggagaaccagtttgtctctatgacagccagctcaagtcgccaacaaggttccCTACCTGGAAAGCCTGAACAAAACCCAAAGGAGACAATAAAGGCAATCACCCTAAGGAGTGGAAGAGAGTTGCCTCCTAAAGTTCTCATTAAGGATAATGAGAAACAAGGTGGGGAGGTGGTCATCaatgtagatgatgatgtggtgaTTGTGGATGAGAAGACTAATgaggaaatcttggagaagatagttgaagctaagggcaagagaaagattggagaggagaaagttgagaacaaaaatgaggctgctacatcaacaaaggagaaattgttcactcctcctccctatgagccaaagcttccctttcctggaagattcaagaagcaactcctagagaagtacaaagccttgtttgacaagcaaatgagtgaagttcatctcaccatgcccataattgatgcatttatgctggttccacaatacagcaagttcttgaaagatgctgtagaacaaaagaagaaagagatggaagggATGGTGATTCTTACTCATGAGTGCAGCGCCATTATTCAGAGACTGACTGTCCCAAGGAAGCTAGAAGACCCTGGTAGTTTCACCCTGCCATGCGCCATTGGACCTTTGACATTTGAGAGATGTCTATgtgatttgggagcaagtgtcagcctcatgccactatccattgccaagaagcttgggtttacacaatataaaaagtgCAAGATCTCTTTGGTGCTAGCTGATCGATCTGTCAAGCTCCCCATTGGCATCCTAGAAGATCTTCCTGTCAAGATAGGAAATTGTGAAGTGCCTACTGACTTTGTAGTGCTTGAGATGGATGAAGAGCCTAGAGATCCTTTGATCTTTGGAAGACCTTTCTTGGCAACTGCTGGAGCAATGGTGAATGTGAGAGATGGCACAATTGATCTCCACCTTGAAAAAGATCACACTCTCCATTTTGAtatcaaggagatgatgaagaagcccaCAACTCAAAGAGAAATATTCTACATTGATGAGATGGATGTCTTGGCTGATGATTTCCTTGAGGAGTTAGCGATTGAGGACTCTCTTCAACATGCCCTGACCATTGAAAGAGAGACCCAAATGATTGAAAACAAGGAGAGTGATGAGCTAGTAAGAAGGCTAGATGTTCACCTTGAGGAGGATGGAGAAGATGAGTTCATGGAGTTGCCACAAGTGACTCAACATGCTGCCTCAGCAGACATTCAAGAGAACCTCCATGAAGCTGATTGGAGTGAGCTCAAggcaccaaaagtggagcttaaacctcttcccgatggtgtaaggtatgctttccttggacctaatgagacatatcctgtcattgtgagtagtgagctgactgagaatgaattgtctatgcttttaaatgaacttaaaaagtatagaaaagcactaggatactcacttgatgacattaaaggaatctcaccatctttgtgcatgcataggatacatctagaggatgaatctaaaacttcaattgaacaccaaagaagattaaatcctaatttgaaagatgttgttaaaaaaagagaatcaaattgttag
- the LOC106391313 gene encoding WPP domain-interacting tail-anchored protein 1: MEIETEHHTTVSVDDNDSLVPQPSSSKGSLLEDISLTGQAINHHPELSTASQVLIKVELDFAFVSEKLVNLSLLTMQLGSREHDFESFASHNKEEEDDDLAEKALEFDLLSSFLNSEVKEVESLVGFLQNEIQNARVTMISPFQDDDGDLEGKFHDAEQSLYQLMDQVVEMKKQSNSFHKLSPGSDELGSWSGGVAAESQTDGEFGDLSAKIKMQTADQQRNVLRMLEKSLAKEMELEKKLSESRNAEYQLEIKLYSSEQDVLYMEEVIEDAYSRWLEAENSSEVFKGMLKEMSGKLQILKFSLSGSFKRETNLKSELVDKESALHKLDSSNGRLGDFLMAQTEGLKESLREAEEKLILLSTENSTLSEKVSSLEEQLNDATDLNEDLKEKLARAEEAESECRKMEDELGSFRAKGYTPEKLESLEKHLRDLDHQLELAVAAVEASKEKQSLLYSTVSDMEDVIEDLKSKVSKAENRADYTEEKLITVSESNADLNEELKFCRGRLKEAERYLQQAEERKLQTAKDIAQHNKIMKKLVLQLASERERLHKQINNLSRENRVLMVKLKKVGQTGFTESENISPKSDQSSLPCYQESKLQATVTSLTDQEEEEETESASDIGSVRRLDAGGLGFKHILFAILVIFMSSMAYLMSQQNIQESF; encoded by the exons ATGGAAATAGAAACGGAACATCATACAACAGTCTCTGTCGATGACAACGACAGCCTCGTACCACAGCCCAGCTCATCAAAGGGAAGCCTTTTAGAAGACATCTCCCTCACTGGCCAAGCTATCAATCATCATCCAGAGCTATCTACTGCAAGCCAAGTTCTGATCAAAGTAGAATTGGATTTTGCCTTCGTCTCCGAGAAGCTGGTGAATCTCAGTCTTCTCACTATGCAACTCGGCTCCAGGGAACACGACTTCGAGTCTTTTGCTTCTcacaacaaagaagaagaagatgatgatttgGCTGAGAAGGCGTTagagttcgatctcttgtcttCGTTTCTCAACTCAGAGGTTAAAGAAGTCGAGTCTCTCGTTGGTTTCCTCCAGAACGAGATTCAAAACGCTCGTGTCACGATGATATCTCCGTTTCAAGATGATGATGGAGATTTGGAGGGGAAGTTTCATGACGCTGAGCAGTCTTTATACCAGTTAATGGACCAAGTGGTggagatgaagaagcaatcTAATAGCTTTCACAAGTTATCTCCTGGTTCAGATGAACTTGGAAGCT GGTCTGGAGGGGTTGCTGCAGAATCACAAACAGATGGAGAGTTTGGTGATCTGAGCGCTAAGATCAAGATGCAAACAGCTGATCAGCAGAGAAACGTTTTGAGGATGCTTGAGAAGTCTTTAGCCAAGGAGATGGAGCTCGAGAAGAAGCTAAGCGAGTCAAGAAATGCTGAATACCAGCTAGAGATTAAACTCTATTCCTCCGAGCAGGACGTTCTCTACATGGAGGAAGTAATCGAAGACGCGTATTCTCGGTGGCTCGAGGCGGAGAACTCCTCCGAAGTTTTCAAGGGGATGCTAAAGGAGATGTCTGGGAAGCTTCAGATTCTCAAGTTCAGTCTAAGCGGCTCTTTTAAAAGGGAAACCAACTTGAAGTCCGAGCTCGTTGATAAGGAGTCTGCTTTGCACAAGCTTGATAGCAGCAACGGGAGGCTCGGGGACTTTCTCATGGCGCAGACGGAAGGGTTGAAGGAGAGTTTGAGAGAAGCTGAGGAGAAACTGATTCTGTTGAGCACTGAGAATTCTACATTGAGTGAAAAAGTTAGCTCTCTTGAGGAACAGCTCAATGACGCAACGGATCTCAACGAAGATCTGAAAGAGAAGTTAGCAAGGGCTGAGGAAGCAGAATCCGAATGCCGGAAGATGGAAGACGAGTTGGGGAGTTTCAGAGCGAAAGGGTACACTCCGGAGAAGTTGGAGTCCCTTGAGAAACACTTGAGGGACTTGGATCATCAGCTGGAGCTTGCGGTTGCAGCCGTTGAAGCGAGCAAAGAGAAGCAGAGTTTGTTGTACTCTACTGTCTCTGACATGGAGGATGTGATCGAGGATCTGAAATCGAAAGTCTCCAAGGCTGAGAACAGGGCTGACTATACTGAAGAGAAGCTGATCACTGTGTCTGAGTCGAACGCAGATCTCAACGAAGAGCTGAAGTTCTGTAGAGGGAGATTGAAAGAAGCGGAGAGGTATTTACAGCAAGCTGAGGAAAGAAAGTTGCAGACCGCTAAAGATATCGCGCAGCATAACAAGATCATGAAGAAACTGGTCTTGCAACTTGCTTCTGAACGAGAACGCCTTCATAAACAG ATAAATAACTTGTCAAGAGAGAACCGTGTGTTGATGGTGAAGTTGAAGAAGGTTGGACAGACAGGTTTTACGGAGAGTGAAAACATTTCACCAAAGTCTGACCAGAGTTCTCTTCCTTGTTATCAAGAAAGTAAACTTCAAGCCACCGTCACTTCACTAACTGATCAAGAG gaggaagaagaaacagagtctGCTTCAGATATTGGAAGTGTAAGGAGATTAGATGCCGGAGGTCTTGGGTTCAAGCACATTCTCTTTGCAATCTTGGTCATCTTCATGTCTTCAATGGCTTACCTAATGTCGCAGCAAAACATCCAAGAGTCTTTTTAA
- the LOC106395826 gene encoding putative inactive serine/threonine-protein kinase At5g11400 — MGNVLKPLMEDPLSFAYEPLLSSPMDKENEDLRVFSVTELKKATSNFRKDRVVHEEDGSVRTFYKGSIDDTSSRTKKRISVFVMECLQDSLEAIEAWKEEVKSLGEHSHPNIVTFLGYCCEDKKSLLVFEYLHQGSLDHHINGKKEVLSWETRVKIAIGIAKGVAFLHSFYNSSLYFELRMHNIMLDEEYNAKLFYLATNKKCLENCLTIYGHRYMPHECLVSGGFKMDTDVFAFGVILLELFTCSKDEDLLAHLLALRNGAKKLKKNKSLDVRETRPFLFTEIIDPRLEGDYPVNAAMQMGTLIQRCTKCWPTRPSMQQVLDVLNDIAEIN, encoded by the exons ATGGGAAATGTTCTAAAGCCTCTCATGGAAGATCCTCTTTCATTTGCTTACGAGCCTCTCCTCAGCTCACCAA TGGATAAAGAAAACGAGGATCTGAGAGTCTTCAGCGTCACGGAACTGAAGAAAGCAACGAGCAACTTCAGAAAAGACAGGGTCGTACATGAAGAGGATGGCTCTGTTCGAACATTCTACAAGGGCTCCATCGATGACACCTCATCAAGAACTAAAAAAAGAATCTCTGTTTTTGTCATGGAATGTCTCCAAGATAGTTTAGAGGCTATAGAAGCGTGGAAG GAAGAGGTGAAGTCTCTAGGAGAACATTCTCATCCAAACATAGTAACATTTTTGGGTTACTGTTGTGAAGATAAAAAATCACTATTGGTATTCGAATACTTGCACCAAGGATCTTTGGATCATCACATTAACGGAA AGAAAGAGGTCTTGTCATGGGAAACACGGGTTAAGATAGCCATTGGAATAGCTAAAGGTGTTGCATTTCTCCACTCATTCTATAACTCATCGCTATATTTTGAACTCAGAATGCATAACATTATGCTTGATGAG GAATACAATGCAAAACTGTTTTACCttgcaacaaacaaaaaatgtcTGGAAAATTGCTTGACTATTTATGGACATAGATACATGCCTCATGAATGTCTGGTGTCAG GTGGTTTTAAAATGGATACCGATGTTTTCGCATTTGGTGTGATTTTGCTTGAGCTTTTTACTTGTTCGAAAGATGAGGACTTGCTTGCGCATTTACTTGCTTTGAGAAATGGAGCAAAAAAGTTGAAGAAGAATAAAAGCTTAGATGTTAGGGAGACTAGACCGTTCTTGTTTACGGAAATAATTGATCCCCGACTTGAGGGTGATTATCCTGTGAATGCGGCAATGCAGATGGGCACACTCATCCAAAGATGTACCAAGTGCTGGCCTACACGACCGTCCATGCAACAAGTTTTAGATGTTCTGAATGATATTGCAGAGATTAACTAG